The genomic segment tgcaaatttataaattttatactgtatttttaaaaaattgaagaacTTGTATTCAAATTcgtcaaaattaaatattttgaccCTCATACTTTCAAGTACTTTCAACCACTTCACATAAATTGGTATAGCTAGTGAGTTTGGATAAATCTGTAACTTTAACACCACTTCCATCCTTGTGGCAGAGTATTTTTGTGTCAGAGTTCAAAGAAATTCAACCGTCTACTGCTGCTATTGTCAATTATCTATCAGATTATCATACAATCttaaatttgatgaaaagtcatgtcCAGGACCTTTAAGTTGAATATTACATTATAGAGTAAATCAATTTTACTAACAATGTGGAAATCAAaatctatgttgctcgaactctccaaaaatgttgccgcagcCGTATTAAATCCTTCAAAATGCACTTCTTATGGAGGATCCGGCACAATTGTGTCGACGTTTTTGAAGAATCTGAGCAATATATACTAGAATTACTTGATGCTTGTTAAAGGATTGAAGTAAATCCATTCTTGTGGAATTGGTACATAAGTTTGGAGAGTGTGAAGGCTAGTAAAACCTACCAGCGTTAGTACTTATGTTTTTGAACTTCATTTGCAGTTAAATATTTGAACTCCTATGAGTTCCATTACAGTTTCCAGTAAAAGCTTTTATTGCATATAAATTCTAATTTCTGCTTTCTCATTGACATTGTGGAGCTATTATAAGACCTTGAGAATCGAGATGGCTTGTTATATGCCATGCTTCGTGTCAGTCTTCACCAAAAAGGAAAATGAATGACTCAATACTTTTTGTGTGAAAATGCACGTGTTGCAATTGTAATATGAGTCATCCTagttagaaaaatgaaattcCTCATTGTTAAATCTTCATCGCTAGCGCTCTATCTAATTACAAGGAGTAATAACAACTATGATGCATCAGTATCTATTGTAATTACTGtcatattattatcattgtttttgTTACTATCTGTTATTTCTTGTACTTCGGTCACTTTCCTTGTTTTGTTTTCCTTGTgctgagggtctatcgaaaacagctaCTCCACCGTTGAGGCAGGGGTAAGGTCTGTgtgcactctaccctccccataccccactGTGTGGGATTATAATGGGATTAGCATGAAGTAGGCAACTAAAACCATAGCTTTAGCAGCATCTCAATGAATTTTATCAGCTTCATTGTATATTTAACATGGTTATTGTTAAATACAGTGCCTGCTGTTAATGATCAAACATGGGAGTCTCTTGTAATCGGATCTGATAAACCTGTTCTGGTTGAATTTTGGGCTCCATGGTGTGGTCCATGCCGAATGATTCACCCCGTTATCGATGAACTATCTCAGGAATTTGCAGACAAGTTTAAATTCTTCAAGGTGAACACAGATGAAAGTCCTGGCATCGCGACCAGATATGGGATTCGTAGTATCCCAACCGTCATGATTTTCAAGGCTGGGGAGAAGAAAGATACAGTCATTGGTGCAGTACCTAAAACAACGTTGACGGCCTGCATAGAAAAATTCTTGTAAAATGGTACATATGTAGATATATGTTCTATGAGAGAATTTAGATCTTTTATATATTTTCGCTCTTTGCCTTTGGTGCTGCAAGAATTAACTTGATAGACCTGAGATACATCTGTATAGTTATGTTATATGCTATGTTTCCACTTTTGGCGTTATGTTGGTAATTCGATGTTTCTAAGTTCAAATTTCAGTGGTAAATTTGTTGAACTCTGTTATGGGTTTCGTATACCAAACAAGTTATAACACAATCAATGATGGACTAGGGTCTGAGGTGAAATTGATGTTATGTACTGGAAATTGCATTCTATAGATTCAAATATGGGTGACTTTAAGATATTTGACACCAATAgaataaccttctttattttttttaagtatagtaTGACTACCATTTTGctcctctacacctcaaatatattttttaaacttttcatacttatttgtttctcaaattttattttttattattttcattttttattttttcctttaattttattttcatgttttaattcatttgtctcaacctttatttttttctcctttttcttttttctcaagcattatctatttcttcttttttttttccttttttaattcatttatctttaacctttatttttcttttcttttttatttttatcagttctttttttttcgtcatttttttcaaactttatttttattttttcctctcattttttattttctcaatttttttaattcttcgcttttttcttaatcttttttttttttgccttttattctttctctattttgtttgatcctttttttcctttttcagatctcttttttttctctcatttttctcaaacttttttttatattttttctctgatttttattcttctcaattttttaatccttcgcttttttcttgatctttatttttttttctttttttttctcaattttttttaaaatttctctattttgtttgatcgttttttcttttttttttttctcaacttattATActttgataataaataaaaaattggataatccgcaaaggtatattcttttttgacatcaaagcaaatttaagggcatgaattgttgttatgaagttctttgaaaatttttgaaatacgtCGTGTCTCTAAGttgagagttgtagaatatctcataaataaaggcatgtggtagtgtcaactcttacccgtggggcataatttattatttgaaagtccttgaactaagtcttgcctctaaggcaagagttgtagaacatcccataaatgaagacacaacgtggtagtgtcaactcttgcccaagggacataatttgtagtttgaaagtctttgagctaagttttgcctctaaggcaagagttgtagaacatctcataaatgaagacataacgcgGTAGTgctaactcttgcccatggggcataatttgtagtttgaaagtccttgagctaagtcttgcctctaaggcaatagttgtagaacattgcataaatgaaaacataatatggtcaagtcaactcttgcccgtggggcataatttgtagtttgaaagttcttaagctaattaagtcttgcctctaaggcaagagatgtacaacatctcataaatgaaaacataacgtggtagtgtcaactcttgcccatgggatataatttgtagtttgaaagtccttgagctaagtcttgtctctaagacaatagttgtagaacatctcataaatgaaaatatgatgtggtagagtcaacttttgctcgtggggcataatttatagtttgaaagtctttgagctaattaagtcttgcctctaaggcaatagttgtagaacatctcataaatgagaaaataacgtggtaaagtcaactcttgcctgcggggcataatttgtagtttgaaagttcttgagccaaatcttgcttctaaggcaatagttgtggaacatctcataaatgaaaatataatgcggtagagttaactcttgcccgtggggtataatttgtagttttaaagtccttgagtcaagtcgtgtctctaaggcaatagttgtagaacatctcataaataaaaatataacgtggtagagtcaactcttgcccgtggggcataatttgtagtttgaaagtctttaagctaattaagttttgcctctaaggcaatagttgtagaacatctcataaatgagaaaataacgtggtaaagtcaactcttgcccgtgggaaataatttgttgtttgaaagtccttgagctaagtcttgtctctaaggcaatagttgtagaacatctcataaacgaaaacataacgtggtagagtcaactcttgcccgtggcataatttcttgtttgaaagtccctgagctaagtcttgcatctaagacaatagttgtagaacatctcataaatcaaaatacaatgtggtagtgtcgactcttgcccatgaaacataacttgttgtttgaaagtccttgagctaagttttgcctctaagtagttgtagaacatctcataaataaaaacataacgtgataAAGTCAACTGTTGCCCGTGgagtataatttgttgtttgaaagtccctgagctaagtctttcctctaaggtaagagttataaaacatctcataaatcaaaatacaatgtggtagtatcgACTTTTGCCCATggaacataacttgttgtttgaaagtcataagtcttgcctctacaatgtagtagtttcaactcttacccatgaaacgtagcttattgttcgaaagttgtaaatcttgcctttataatgtgatagtgtcaactcttgctcatgagatgtaacttgaatggaagaaatcgaacaaaataaaaaaaaataataaaaattgcaaaaaaagaagaaaatatttaaaaaataaaaataacaaaaaatatagaagttgagagagaatagaaaaaaaataaaggttgataaaaaaaaagaaagattaaataaaaataaaggccgagaaatattttaaaagaaaaaatcaaagaaaaataatttttttttttatataaaagtagatattgaaaggtgtaaagaaaaaaagtaagggttgagaaaaattaaaaagaacaaaagaaaataagaggaaagaaaaaagtaaaaataatataaaataaaaaagaaaaaaaaaagctgagaggaaaaaaggaaaaaagtaagagttaagaaaattaaaaataaaaagggaaaaaaataaaaatcaaagtaaaattaaaaagagaaaaaaaataaaagttgaaagatataaatatggaattgttatccattatgaggatcatttatgtaatttacttcaTTGATAAGGGgtatttttgtccaaaaaaatattagttaataggtaaaggctattttaaggaagtttttttatttggggctaaaatttgaaagtcactccaatttgggtctattttttagattcacccTATTATGTAAGGAAACTAAATAGCCCAACATAGTGCATTTCCTCTGGGATCCGGGTTAAGAAAGTTAGCACATTAAAAGAGGGAAGGGGCCTATTGAAGGGTTTATGCGTATTGTTGAGTTATGCGTATAGTGTTTGATTCTTCTCATCTCTATTCTTAGTTTGAGCTTCTCATCTCCCCTTCTTCACTATCCCTTGATTTTTAGTCCAATCTTTCTATTTCATTGTTAGTATTTGTAGTAGTTCACATTGAGTTGTAATTCCCTTTCCAGTGTTGGAAGTAATAAAAATGTTTGTCAGCCGGTTCATTACAAAATTTGCCTCTATAATTACTTCATTCACCATCAATAGAGCAATATCCTACCACTGTATGTCGTATGATCGGATGGCCTCCCTGCCAACACTTTTACCAATTGACTCAATTTACTCGAAAAAGGGTGAAATTATGGTTTTGCCCTTTTGACTCCAAAACCGCCTATCCTTCCCTCCAAAATTACAAaaccactttttatttttttattatttttattttttttattagaccAAACTTCTCCTCTACTCTTTTAACTTTCCTCTTTTACATTTTATCTTCACTAATCACTCTACTTTACTCAATTAAATTTTCCTAACCATTTCATTGAACTTGGTCATTAATTATTCTATCCTCTTTCATTTAGTTCAGGCATAATGGATCATAATGAATGTAATAACCAATTAAGAGCAACATTACATGACGTTTTTGGCTTGGAGGACAGTGATAGCTTgcatggtaatgaagactcatgcgGTGGATATGCTGATGGTCCAGAATGATATTTGGACACCAACGATGAAGACCTTCAAAACCTGGATGATGAGGAGATGAATAGGTCTCATCAATCGGTTCAAGATGAAGATTTAAGTGTTTCCAGCGGCGAAGAAGATCATTATGGGGAGGATGATGTTGAAGAAGAGAAAGACCCAATGCATGGTGATAGCTACACCAAAGAGTAATATATGACA from the Capsicum annuum cultivar UCD-10X-F1 chromosome 9, UCD10Xv1.1, whole genome shotgun sequence genome contains:
- the LOC107842434 gene encoding thioredoxin 1 is translated as MAGLLETIAVPRAAALPSSASLASIAGSSLSGRRSFISFSVFNGLKFQSTCSSVSFASFSKSGGNGRGARIVCEAQDTAVLVPAVNDQTWESLVIGSDKPVLVEFWAPWCGPCRMIHPVIDELSQEFADKFKFFKVNTDESPGIATRYGIRSIPTVMIFKAGEKKDTVIGAVPKTTLTACIEKFL